A region of Salvelinus alpinus chromosome 6, SLU_Salpinus.1, whole genome shotgun sequence DNA encodes the following proteins:
- the LOC139577849 gene encoding relaxin-like, whose protein sequence is MRVLPVILPLLLCVAVGLSQVRAEVSLVKMCGREFLRAVVYTCGGSRWRRLLNEPEQLEGLANGELQQSSLEDLKASLGSEFSRRDLNLNHMLTTVCCKVGCKKSDLAYLC, encoded by the exons ATGCGTGTGTTGCCAGTAATTCTGCCCCTGCTGCTGTGTGTGGCAGTGGGGTTGAGCCAGGTGAGGGCGGAGGTGAGCTTAGTGAAGATGTGTGGCAGAGAGTTTCTCAGGGCCGTCGTCTACACCTGTGGAGGCTCCCGCTGGAGACGGCTTCTCAACGAACCGGAGCAACTGGAGG GTTTGGCAAATGGGGAGCTGCAGCAGAGCAGCCTGGAGGACCTGAAGGCCAGCCTGGGGTCAGAGTTCAGCAGACGGGACCTGAACCTGAACCACATGCTGACCACCGTGTGCTGCAAAGTGGGCTGCAAGAAGAGTGACCTCGCATATCTCTGTTGA